A window of the Ipomoea triloba cultivar NCNSP0323 chromosome 14, ASM357664v1 genome harbors these coding sequences:
- the LOC116004653 gene encoding protein VAC14 homolog — protein MATSEALSVIPAAVLRNLSDKLYEKRKNAALELEGIVKQLAAAGDHDKITAVINLLTEEYTYSPQANHRKGGLIGLAAATVGLTSEAAQHLEQIVPPVLNSFSDQDSRVRYYACEALYNIAKVVRGDFIVFFNQIFDALCKLSADSDANVQSAAHLLDRLVKDIVTESDQFSIEEFIPLLRERMNVLNPYVRQFLVGWITVLDSVPDIDMLGFLPDFLDGLFNMLSDSSHEIRQQADSALSEFLQEIKNSPVSVDYGRMAEILVQRAGSPDEFTRLTAITWINELVKLGGDQLVPYYADILGAILPCIADKEEKIRVVARETNDELRSIKADPAEGFDVEALLTISRRQLSSEFEATRIEALHWMFTLLNRHRNEVLVFLNDVFDTLLKALSDPSDEVVLLVLEVHACIAKEKQHFRQLIVFLVHSFRVDNSLLEKRGALIVRRLCVLLDAERVYRELSTILEGESDLDFASVMVQALNLILLTSSELSDLRDLLKQSLVNTAGKDLFLSLYASWCHSPMAVISLCFLAQAYQHASSVIQSLVEEDVNVKFLVQLDKLINLLETPTFAYLRLQLLEPGRYIWLLKALYGLLMLLPQQSAAFKVLRTRLKTVPKYSFSGEHLRRTPSGNPYSQISYLRGGSHISEDGDTSEDSHDMHNAINFSSRLQQFEQIQQQHRVHSKSQAHLSHNSMSSTKFVQEVQRPEDSKRPNQAQDLSRPPSRSSRKGPGQLQL, from the exons ATGGCTACTTCGGAAGCTTTGTCTGTGATTCCGGCTGCGGTTCTCCGGAACCTCTCGGATAAGCTCTACGAGAAGCGCAAGAATGCAGCTCTCGAG TTGGAGGGGATTGTGAAACAGTTGGCTGCAGCTGGTGATCATGACAAGATTACTGCGGTGATCAATTTGTTGACCGAGGAGTATACGTACTCTCCCCAAGCCAATCACCGGAAA GGAGGATTGATAGGGTTAGCTGCAGCAACTGTGGGTTTGACTTCTGAAGCAGCACAGCATCTTGAG CAAATTGTGCCACCTGTACTGAACTCCTTTTCGGATCAAGATAGTAGAGTTCGTTATTATGCATGTGAAGCTCTGTATAACATAGCAAAG GTGGTGAGGGGGGATTTCATTGTGTTCTTCAATCAGATATTTGATGCTTTGTGCAAGCTTTCAGCAGACTCAGATGCCAATGTGCAAAGTGCTGCTCATCTTTTAGATAGACTTGTGAAA GATATTGTCACTGAGAGTGATCAATTCAG CATTGAAGAATTTATTCCATTGTTGAGGGAGCGTATGAATGTCCTCAATCCTTATGTACGCCAATTTTTGGTTGGTTGGATCACAGTTTTAGACAGTGTTCCAGATATTGATATGCTTGGTTTCCTCCCTGATTTCCTTGACG GTTTATTTAATATGTTAAGTGATTCTAGCCATGAAATACGACAACAGGCTGATTCTGCACTTTCAGAGTTCCTTCAGGAGATTAAGAACTCTCCAGTA TCTGTAGATTATGGTCGAATGGCTGAGATATTGGTACAGAGAGCTGGCTCACCTGATGAATTTACTCGGCTGACTGCTATCACATGG ATAAATGAGTTAGTAAAACTTGGTGGGGATCAATTGGTTCCTTATTATGCTGATATTTTGGGAGCAATTTTGCCTTGTATTGCTGATAAAGAAGAGAAAATAAGAGTT GTTGCTCGTGAGACAAATGATGAACTTCGATCTATCAAAGCTGATCCTGCTGAGGGATTTGATGTTGAAGCACTCCTCACTATTTCTAGGAG GCAGTTGTCTAGTGAATTTGAGGCAACACGGATTGAAGCATTGCACTGGATGTTCACCTTGCTAAATAGACATCGCAATGAG GTCTTGGTCTTTCTGAATGATGTTTTTGACACTCTTCTGAAGGCTCTTTCAGATCCATCTGATGAG GTTGTGCTTCTGGTACTTGAGGTGCATGCATGCATAGCTAAGGAAAAGCAACACTTCCGTCAGCTTATTGTTTTCTTGGTTCACAGTTTCCGAGTCGACAATTCACTCTTGGAGAA ACGTGGTGCATTGATAGTTCGGAGGCTGTGTGTGCTTCTGGATGCAGAGAGAGTTTATAGGGAACTTTCTACCATACTTGAAGGGGAGTCAGATTTGGATTTTGCATCAGTGATGGTTCAG GCCTTGAACCTGATTTTGCTCACTTCATCTGAGTTGTCTGATCTCCGTGACCTCCTGAAACAATCACTAGTCAATACTGCTGGAAAGGActtgtttctttctttataTGCGTCATGGTGCCATTCTCCTATGGCCGTAATAAGCCTCTGCTTTCTAGCACAA GCATACCAGCATGCTAGTTCTGTTATTCAATCTCTGGTTGAGGAGGATGTGAACGTGAAGTTCTTGGTCCAGCTAGACAAATTAATCAACCTCCTGGAGACTCCTACCTTTGCTTATTTGAGGCTGCAG CTTCTTGAACCTGGAAGATACATCTGGTTGTTAAAAGCCTTGTATGGTTTGCTTATGTTGCTACCGCAG CAAAGTGCTGCCTTTAAAGTTCTTCGGACTAGGTTGAAAACTGTACCCAAATACTCCTTTAGTGGGGAGCACTTAAGGAGAACACCATCTGGGAATCCTTATTCTCAAATAAGTTATTTGAGGGGTGGATCACACATTTCAGAGGATGGCGACACAAGTGAAGATTCTCATGATATGCACAACGCAATAAACTTCTCTTCAAGGCTGCAGCAGTTTGAACAGATTCAGCAGCAGCATCGTGTACATTCTAAGTCTCAAGCTCATTTGTCCCATAACTCCATGTCATCAACAAAG TTTGTTCAGGAGGTACAAAGACCCGAAGATTCCAAGCGACCTAACCAAGCCCAAGACTTGAGTAGACCTCCTTCAAGGTCATCTCGTAAGGGCCCTGGACAGTTGCAGCTTTGA
- the LOC116004642 gene encoding ankyrin repeat-containing protein At2g01680 — MDSKSLRFINHQSFFLAAQSGDLDSLKQLLAAQSNGSGSEPDPTALLALQNDAGKTAIYVAAENNYVEVFGFLVGLCDLATVKIRCKADLDAFSVAASRGHLGIVKELLSKWPELCKVCNSSNTSPLYLAAAQGHLDVVNAILDADVSSARIVRKNGKTALHNAARYGLVPIVKALIERDPEIVAIKDKKVQTALHMAVKGHDSSVIEEILDADHSILNERDKKGNTALHIATRKVRPQIVNVLLTYTSINVNAINYQNETAMDLADKLQYGDSALAIKEALVEAGAKHARYVGQVDEAMELKRTVSDIKHEVQSQLIQNEKTRRRVSGIAKELKKIHREAVQNTINSVTVVAVLFASIAFLAIFNMPGQYKTDGSDAGKANVADTAAFRVFCLLNATSLFISLAVVVVQITLVAWDTRAQKQVVSVVNKLMWAAGISTCGAFLAVGFVVVGKQGIWMAITITVLGAPILIGTLVSLCYFVFRQHFGIGSDSQRRIKRASGSKSFSWSYSTHISDLDDYNSDEKIYAL, encoded by the exons ATGGACTCCAAGTCACTGAGATTCATCAACCATCAATCCTTCTTCCTCGCCGCCCAATCGGGCGACCTCGACTCGCTCAAGCAGCTCTTAGCAGCTCAGAGCAATGGGTCCGGGTCGGAACCCGACCCGACCGCCCTCTTGGCCTTGCAGAACGATGCGGGGAAGACGGCGATATACGTCGCTGCGGAGAATAATTACGTTGAGGTGTTCGGATTTCTGGTTGGGCTCTGTGATTTGGCGACGGTTAAGATCAGATGCAAAGCCGATTTGGATGCCTTCTCCGTTGCCGCTAGCCGAGGCCacttag GTATCGTCAAGGAGCTTTTATCGAAGTGGCCTGAGCTTTGTAAAGTATGCAACTCCTCGAACACAAGCCCTCTTTATTTGGCTGCTGCCCAAGGTCATCTAGATGTTGTAAACGCGATTCTAGATGCAGATGTGAGCTCGGCGAGGATTGTGAGGAAGAATGGGAAAACCGCTTTGCATAACGCTGCAAGGTATGGTCTTGTGCCGATTGTAAAAGCACTTATTGAGAGAGATCCCGAGATTGTGGCGATCAAAGATAAGAAAGTGCAAACTGCACTCCATATGGCTGTTAAGGGTCATGATTCGTCTGTGATAGAGGAAATTTTGGATGCTGATCACTCGATACTGAATGAGCGTGACAAGAAGGGTAATACTGCTTTGCACATTGCCACGAGAAAAGTACGACCACAG ATTGTGAACGTGCTGCTGACTTACACCTCGATAAATGTCAATGCTATCAATTATCAAAACGAGACCGCAATGGATTTGGCGGATAAACTCCAATACGGAGATTCCGCTTTGGCAATTAAGGAAGCTTTGGTGGAGGCCGGTGCAAAACATGCGAGATATGTTGGCCAAGTTGACGAAGCGATGGAACTCAAGAGGACCGTGAGTGACATCAAGCATGAAGTGCAGTCTCAACTTATACAAAACGAGAAAACCCGAAGGCGTGTTTCTGGCATTGCCAAAGAGCTTAAGAAGATTCACAGAGAAGCGGTTCAGAATACTATCAATTCCGTTACTGTTGTGGCTGTTTTGTTTGCTTCCATAGCTTTCTTGGCTATATTTAACATGCCTGGCCAGTATAAAACCGACGGATCCGATGCTGGAAAAGCGAACGTTGCTGATACTGCCGCTTTCCGTGTCTTTTGCCTCCTGAATGCTACCTCGCTCTTCATATCCCTAGCTGTGGTCGTCGTTCAGATCACCCTCGTTGCCTGGGACACCCGGGCTCAGAAGCAAGTTGTTTCAGTTGTGAACAAGTTAATGTGGGCAGCTGGTATTAGCACTTGCGGAGCGTTTCTAGCCGTCGGTTTCGTAGTCGTGGGTAAGCAAGGTATCTGGATGGCCATTACTATCACTGTCCTGGGCGCGCCTATTCTCATCGGGACACTCGTTAGCTTGTGCTACTTTGTCTTTCGCCAGCATTTTGGAATAGGTAGCGATTCCCAAAGGCGGATAAAAAGGGCAAGCGGGAGCAAATCTTTCTCGTGGTCTTATTCCACGCATATATCCGATTTGGACGACTACAACTCTGATGAGAAGATCTATGCTCTGTGA